A stretch of DNA from Anaerobacillus isosaccharinicus:
AAGAGGGCGCCGTGATTTAACGATAATGGCAACTCTTTATGATACTGGAGCACGTGTACAAGAATTAATTGATTTGAAAATTCAGGACGTAAGACTTTCGAAACCAGCAACAATTACTTTAACAGGTAAAGGTAACAAAAGAAGAAGTGTTCCTATTATGGAAAGAACTCGTAATATTATAGAAAGTTATTTAAAGGAAAATCGACTATTAGATAACGGGAAGCAAGGTCATCCTTTGTTTTATAACAGTAATAAGAAGCCGTTCACAAGACCAGGTATAACATATATTTTAGAAAAGTATTTAAACCTGGCTAAGAAATCTCATCCAGAAGTTTTATACTGTGATAATCTTCATCCTCATTTAGTTAGGCATACGAAAGCAATGCATTTACTAGAGGCAGGAGTAAACTTGATTTATATAAGAGATTTATTGGGACATGTAAATGTCAGTACAACGGAAGTTTATTTAAGGGCAAATACAGAAACGAAAAGAAAAGTATTAGAAGCTGCGTATATGGAGGTTGTTACACAGGATATTCCTGTTTGGGATGAGGATAAGGATCTATTGAATTGGCTACGGAATTTTTGTAGATGAAAATTTAAGTTGAAATATTATGGCAAGATATTCGAGGACAGAGTACTAATCTTCTACTTGTTAAAGAATATCTTTCCATAAACAAAAACTTGCGATAATTTCCGGTTCCTGGGCTACCTGCTAGAATAATATTTTTACCTTCTTTAATAAAATCTAGTGTTTTTAAAATCTTGTATTTTTTTTGTGCATCTGGAGGAAGTTCTTCTACTCGTAAGTCTTCAAGGTGCTTCTTATACGGAAACTCTGCACGGCGAATTCGATTATATTGAGCTGCTTCATGCCGTGTGTCGGATTCTCTCTGTAGTAAAAGCGCCAAAAATTCTTCGTAACTCGCATCCTTTTGAACGGCCTCTTTTACGTGCTCATCAAGGTACTTACGTACCGAAGGTAACTTCAATTCCATACTAAATTCAATAACTTTTTCGGACCACACCGATTTTTTCTGACTCATGCAATTGCCTCCTTATTTCCAATCCTTTGTGTTTGAAATAGTTCATCATATTTTCGTAAATTTTCTTCGGCATAATGCTGTATGTCCAGACTTTCCTTAGATAAGAGAGGCAAATGGTGTAGTAGTTCCTGCTTCTTCTCACAAAGGACTTTAATCTTATCTGTAGTCACGTGCAGAGTATTTATCTTTCTTAACTCATTTATACTTTGTTCGATCTGGTCAAGGTTTGTTCCATCTTTAATGAATTGAATTAGATCTACAAAATCTCTGGGATTATTGGTATAATAATTATCATAAATGTTTTTAATTTTTTTAGTTGCCTGTTGTAATGCTGCGCTATCAGCTAATGCACCAGGCTTTTTCTTTAATGTTCTTACATAATGTTCAAGCTGAAGGCTCCACTCATGACACCCAGTCAACCGGTGGTGCTCTGCCACATTCTCCTCCTGATAGAAGCATTGAATTTTTGTAGAATAAACTTTTACTTTAACCATTTCTCCAACTAGGTGATCCGGTACTGAATAACGGCTTTGATCTATCATAACCGTTGAATATTTATCTACACGTAAATGATTAATTCTTGCCGCGTCAAATGTAGGGCGTATTGGTAAAAGGCTTTTCTTTTCAATGTTCAATAGTTCCTCAGCCGTTTTATTTTCCTTTTGCTTTACTTGTTTTCTGTTTAGCTTATGGCATACCTCCAATAAGTATTGATTGGCTTCCTCTAGAGTTTCGAATGTATCTCTAAAAGCGAAAGCTTTCCGGCGGATTACTTCAACACTCCGTTCCACGTGTCCTTTTTCATTCCCGCTTTGAACATTACAGAAGCGAAATTGAAACATATAATAGATTGATAGTTTTAATAAAGCTTCTGTTGGTTCTTTCTCAGTTCCTACAAACTTCTTTACAGCTACTTTCATATTGTCATAAACCATCGATTGAAACACTCCGCCAACATGATCAAAAAATAAAGCATGTGCTTCTTGAAAGCATTCTGTTTTTTGCTTTGTAAATAAATAGGCCATACGATAATTTCCAAAAGCTGAAGTAAATACTGCCAACTGTAAGGTTCTTCGTTTACCATTTATAACAACCTTTACTTCTCCCCAGTCGAATTCACATACACCACCTGGATTGTATGAACCTTTGATATAAGCTTCTTTTGCCTTTCTTGCTATTTCATTAACCTTATTTCTTACAGTAGTATAACTAACGTTATGGCCTTCTTGATCCAACGCTTCATGAATATCAATAATCTTTTTGGTTTGTTTATGTAACCCCCTTTGGCGTTTCAATTCATTTTCTCGTAGAAAATAGTGAATTCTTTCTTCAATTTCTTCGGTTAACACTCTTTTCGTTCGGTTAAGACATTGGTATTTAGGTTTCTCTACTATACTTTGAATAAGTTCCCCCTTTTCTACTGAACCATGTTGTTCAATCAATTTCTCTAGTTTACTTTCGTAATCTTTAATATAACTACTGACAGTCTTCCTATCGACTCCAACCTCTCTAGCTATAGATCTTTGTGATTTCCCCTCCCTAAAATACATGAGTAAAATTTCTTGCTTGTTAATCAAATCAATCACCACTTTCAACTCCCCACATGATTTGGAAATTAATCCTGTGGGTTTATTATATCAGTGGGGGAATTTTCTGTTGCGATTGCGGCCCAGTTTTAGATTACTATATACACATACAATTTCAATTGCTGTAATTTGTTAAATTCTTCTTCCCTCAGGATAACTTTCATCATCTTTTTCTCCTTCTTCTCTTAGTAACTCAATAATTTCTTCCTGACAATGACCATCCCAACCCCGTTTTGCATTCTGAAGACAACCATCTGTATTAGCACCGTTTACTAATAAAAACTTAGCAATTTCAATGAAACCAAAATAACAACTTAATAAAAGTGCTGTCCTGTTCAATTTATCCTTCTTATTAATATCTGCGCCTTTATTAACCAAAACCTTAACAAATTCAAGGTTATTATAAAAAACAGACCACCACAAAAGAGTTTGTCCTTCCATTTCTTCATTACTATCGTGTATTTTCAGGTATTTAAATAAACCATCAACGTCATTATTATCTAAGTGGTTAAAAAATTCATACTTCATTCAGCCTTACCACCTTTATTTGTCTTAATAATTAGTACAATTTTTAAGTCATGCCAGTGTTTAACTGTGTTATCATCATCTTCATTGTCATCAAATTCCTTTTCCACTTCAACAACCATCTTTCATTCTTTTTCAATTTGTTTCTTTAGTTGTTTTAACAAAGAGGTAAGGAAATCTTAGTTCCTCTAGTAACAACTTTTCAGCCTTTGAACCAACTGCGAGCTTCCTTTTCGTTAGTAGATTTATTCAATTGTTCTCTGCAAAATCTGTATTTTTCCCAATCCAATTCTAGTTTTCAGTCCTTTCCTTAAAAGTTCTTTCTCCATTTTATGCAATATTTTTATGAGAGTAGAGCTTTGTTTTTCATCTGTTTCTTCATCAAGTATTTCGTTAATTTGTTCAATATTTTCTTGCAAATATTCGATTGCCGCTTTTTCGTGATGCTTTGTCCAAATTCCACTCTTAGTTTTAACTCTAACGTCACTTTCATCTAATTCCATACCTTTACAAGAGTAGAATGGATTAACTTTTTTCCCTTTTGATAATCGTCGTTGCGCCTTTGCCTTCAGAAACTTCATCTAAACTTTATTTTTGGTAGTTGAAATAACTTCATCAGAAATAAGAAACTCACAGAGAAGATATCCAATTTTCCATCTTTCTTCATGGATGAAATGTTCTTTTTCATTCATATTCAACACCACCACTTACAATATTCTTACAATCTGACATAACAGAAAGAACTATTAAAACTAAAGCATGAAAAATGCCATTTATTAAAAGTATAACTGTATTAAACTTAAAAATTGTTTTACTGAGAGAAATATATTTAACTGTCTTTAATTAGGAGAATTGAGGAATTCCAACGAAGAAGATGGAACTATAAGTGAAAATTTGTGATGGAATGGTGAGGTTATTAGTGATGCAAAAATAATAATTATAGAAGATATTGAGTTTTTACAGAATTAGATTTCAGTAAAAATTAAAGTGAATTATTTAGTGCAATAAATGTTGAAATTACTATGAAATAAGGAATTGTAGTTTGTTTTTATTTATTGGTAAATTGTTAACATGATAAGAAAATTGACTTGAATTCATTTCTTAGTAATAATTATTGGGGTGAATAGTGTAGTTTGTAGTTTCTTATTGTTGTAGTTTCCGGAATGATTACTTTTTTTCAACCCCCTTGAAGGAAGGAGAGGGGGAAATGGTTCTACCCTTATTAAAAGGGTAGAAAAATGACCAGTTCTTAAGAAGATTTAGCTCCTTGAAGTTTAGGTCGAGTATTCATTAATAAAGTGCTGAAGTTTGAGTTATACTCGCACTTCAACTCCCCCAGGTCCTGCTTTACGGAGTGCTTTTACCATTCAGCACACTTTATTCTACCTCGCAATTGCGACAGGGACGGTTACTTCTGGGAAGAAACACGCCCCTCTAACGGGCTACACAACGATAGTAAATCGCAGCTGCGGCAGACGGGATACCAGCAGTCTTTTTTTCGTCGTTTTGTAACCGCAAATTTCAACGCCTACCGTTGTAATTTACGAGGTGCTTCACCACATTTTAAATTAGTTGGTATAGTATAAGGAGTAGCATTAGCGACTCTACTATTTATCTTTTTAATTAAATTTGTATTATCCTTGTTTAAAATTAAATATTTTTCCCGTATTAGAAATATTAAATGATTAGGCTAATAATGAAGAATATGGACTTAAATTTTATAAGTTGAAAAGTTATATAGTATGCAAGGGATACACTGGGATGATTTATTATAATGTAGATAGATAATATTTCTTGAAAATTGATATTTTAAAAAGGTGAGATGGTATTGTGATTAGTAAATTAGAACAGCTATCAGAACGAGCTTCGGAGCTTCTTGAGTTGAGGTATGATTTTAATCATGAAGTTCCATATAAAAAACATGATATTGGTAAACTGTATATAGATTCTTTTTTTGTAGCTATCTCATTGGAAAATATGATTGAACAATTCGCCGAAATGGAAGAAGAGGATTTAATACCCATTAAAGAAGCAACTTTTGAGAGCTATAAAACTGCTCGCTTTTTCCCTGAAGAACTAGCAATGGGCTTCATCTATGACATTCTCGAAGAAGAAATTTGGTTTCAAGGTGTACCGCAAGTACCATATAACGTTACTATGGAAGAAAATGATGAGGTTGTATTTGCAATCGTACAATATAAGTTAAGAAAACCTGTTGCTATAAATGATGCAAGTAGCTTGGATTCCAAAGTAAATTCGTTCATGATGAAGCTACTTAAACAAAACAGTCATCTTAAGTCGGCGCAGCTAATATCGCATCCAAAAGTAATTACGGTTACTAAAGAAGATATTATTTCTGTATTCGAAATGATTGAAATGGCTAACGATGGGGATAGGGAGAGTTACTAATTGCATTTAATTTTATTACTAGTACACGCAGCTGAAATGTAATGACCAGTTTTACTTTAACGATAAACAAAATCCCAACTATGAGTTGGGATTTTGTTTATGCCTAATTAACTCTAATTGCTAATGGTGGCTCATATCATTTTATTTAAATAACTGTCATTTTTACGCAGTGTTATGTTTTCACTTATTAGGCTCCTCGTAATCGCCTCTTTAGTTAAGTTTACCTGGTTTAATTTCATAAGATTATATTGAGGAATTTCCATATTGTCTAATGTAACCAGTAACTGGTGTAAATCCATTATACAGTCTTCAATATGATAGCAGCTATCAAAATGTAGACCATGTAATATTGAGGTAACTTCCTTCTTTACTTCTATTATATCCATTTTAGACAACAAATCATTTTCTAGCATTTTCATAAATATCACCGCCTATTTAGTATATTATTAGATTTTATCCATTTAAAAGGATTTTATACTTATAGGTAACATCTCATGTCAAATTGGATAAGAACTACTTGTTAATAAGTACAGTCCATAATTAATGGACACATTTGGCGCAACCTTTATAAACAGGAAACCAGGTATGAGGTTTTCTGTTTTTGTTTTTACTAGATAAGGCTATGTATTTAAAAATTTTAATAAAAGCTAAATTTCTAGATTACTTGTTGAGTATATTTTCATAAAAGTTTGGAAATTATGTTAATAAGATTAAAGTGAATGGGTGGAGTGAAATGACAGTTAAAGAAGTTTTTAATAGTTTAATTCAATCATTTCAAGAAGCGCAAGGTACATCAAAGAAACAAATAAAGACTATTGATTTTGAAGGTCGTATAATTGCGAAATTAGGTAACCCTCGTAAGTATAACGAGCTAGGTGGCTATAAGGAATTTTATAAACAAATGGAATTCCTTATAAACGAAGGTATGTTGAAACGTGTCAAAAAGCCAAAATCCAATATAAAGACACCGAGTCTAGATGTTACCTATTGGTTGTTACCTAAATATAAGGAAAATAAATGGAGCAATGAAGATATAGCTAGGTTAATGCGCTACGTTGATTTGTCATTTTACATGAAACATAAAAAACACCAAACAGATAACGAGATGAAAATGGTTGAGAGAATACATGATTTTATGGAAACAAAAAACAAGTCTCAAATAATAAATAGAGAGGAACGTTCTCTCTTACTTTTTAGCAACATAAATCTGCCTAACAATATAGAAGCAGAAAAATTTTTGTCATCTTCAGAAGGTACTGCTTTAATAAATAAGCTAAAAATCAACTTGGATGATTTATCTTGCAAAATTGTTCGTGAACCTTTTACTTATTGGAAAAATGTGAATTCCCATAATAAATACAATGTGCTTATTGTTGAGGGATTAGCTACATATAACACTATAAAAGAAATTTTAATTAACTGTCATCCTTGGCATTTCGGTCCAACGCCTCAGTTCCTAATATGGGGAGAAGGCTACAGGATAGAAAGTACTATTGACTACCTAAACGAACTTGTTTCAGACATTACACAACTAGATATCCATTACTTGGGAGATATGGATTTTGAAGGTTTTAATATATATTTTAATCTAAAACAAAAAAATCATTATTTGAATATCAAACTAGCATATCCATTTTATAAGTTTTTAAGTCGGCATTCTACTAGATATGCAACAAATGTAGAAAAAGCACAACGAATTTCTCAAGAAGTGATGAATCATTTGAACGAAGAATTAAATGAATTTAAGGAAGTATTAGATACAGTACAAATGTTATGGTCTGATAAAAAACGTATTGCTCAGGAAGTTATAAATCTAGAAACAGTTTTTAGCAGGGAGGTGTTTTGATGGAAAGGGTACTTCAATTAATGTTGGAGGATTTTGGAGACAGACAAAAAACTATGATACCAGTTTGGAATTTAGGTTCTGGAGGTGATTTTGGAAGATTAAATCCAGTATCAAAGCAGATTTCTTTTTCATTAATTTCGGTCATGTTTTATCAGGAATTGTTAAATGATGTAAGGAGAACAAGAGAAGATTTGATTTTATATGTGCAAAAAATCGCTGCCCTAATGAATATGGAGTGCTCTTATGATGAGTCAGAAAAAATTATTGATGCGTTGTTAGTTAGTACAGACAGTCAAAAATTTCTTTTTACGTTTCAAGACAAATACTATAACGAGAAAACAAAGCAATGGGAAGTTTATCAATATCAGTATTTAGAAATTGATAGATATGCAAGTAATCTAGAGGATGGAATTGTTGTATATAAGTTGACGGAAGTAGCTCGAAATATGTTTCTAAATACAAACGAAATACAGCAATATTTATCAGTCCCTATTCAACAGTTGCTGATAGATTTACTGATTGAAAAAGGGGATTTAAAAACAGCTTTGCGTTTATTGGACGGCTTAAATCATCGTGCAGGTCACTTGTTACGCGAAGAAAAAATCCATAGAGATGAGTTAATAAGAAACCCTAAAGATACAATTTATAAAAATAGAAATCGGTGGAATAAACAATTAAGTGAAGTGGAACAGCAATTCCAAGATGAAGCTGAAAACTACAAAAAAACGGAAGGTATTTTAAAGAAAATAGAAGTATCCCCTAAACATCAGGATACATACTTAAAGTTATTTAATAGAGTAACAAAAACAATAAAGCTGCATGATGAATTGGCGAGAACTGTCATTGGAAACGTTCGATTAGAGTTGGAAATACGTAATACCCATTTTAGAGGGATGTGGCTAACTAATATTACATCATTTCGAAAAAATATTTGGGAACAACATGCCAAGGTAGTCGGATTTTCTCATCCTAACGAAATGTTAGCAATAGTAGAAAGTATAATGTCTCCTAAAAAACCATCTATCTTACCACTAGAATGGGGCATGGAAGACCAAACAGAAACAGCTCTAAACACATTTGTAGGACCAACGACGAAAAAACCAACTAATTTAGAGCCCATTAAAATGGATTGGGAAGCAATTCTTTTATTATGGAAGAAACTATTTGATGAGTTATTAAACAAAGGAAAATTGACTTTGGGATTTTTGAAAGAATTGGATGAAGTGACATTGGCTAGATGGGTAGAAAATAGAGAAGCATTTGATTTCTGGCTTGCATTTGCTTCTGCCGAAGAAGCATTTATTATAGATGAACTAAATTTAAGCAATGACAATGATGATAGAGCAATTTTAATAACAAAACTAATGGCAACATATCCTGAAATGTCGATACTTTGGAATAAAAAAGTCGGAAGTGTTCCGGCAAAGGATACAGTTAAATTTAAAAATAAAGTTGATGCTTCAAATTTTATTTTAACCTTAGAGGAGGTTTAGTAATGAATCATTCGCAAATTCAAGATGTGTCATCTAAATTGATAGCTTCTTTGTGGCAACAGAAATACTTACCTACGGAACATCCATTGGTACACCCTTATATTGAAGAACAAGAAGTTCGTAACTGTGTCAGGCGTTTAAGTGAAAATTGGGGCTTAAAGGTAGCGAGAGAAGGTAAACATATTCATTTGTTGGTTCAACCCGGAAGGTCAGTATTAAATACTCCTATGGAAGAATTGAGAAGAAGCATTAAAGGTTATGATAGCGAGACTGATTTATATTTAATGGGTGTCATTTGGTTAGTAATTTACAATGAGGCTGATAACGAACTCTCAACAACGATTAAGTGGGAGAACGAAGGGTTAACTTACGGTGAAATTGAGGATTTGGTAAATCAAGTAATGGAACATTGGAACAAACTTAATGAAGAATCAGATAACCAATTTTCAAAAGATTGGTCATTGGCTGTAACAAGAATGTACAAAAAGTGGAAAGTTTTGAGATACAACAAAACGACAAAAGGGCGGGTTGTTTACGCAAAAGATTCTCGAATAGGTTTAATTGATACCGCAGCTAGAGAGTTAGAAAAAGATAAAATGGTTTTCATTGAACGCACAGCACAAATGAGTAGAGTTACACCAATGCCTGTTTTTAGAGAACGATTAAAATTACGTTTTGGCAATTTAGATAAGTACCAAGACCGGTATGAATTGTTAAAAGTCCTGTTAGAAGATGTAAAAGAAAGTGGAGAGGTGAGTGCGTGATGTTAGCCAGATTAGCGAAAATGAGGATAGTCGGGTTGAAATATGATTCAACAACAATAAACAC
This window harbors:
- a CDS encoding ATP-binding protein yields the protein MSQKKSVWSEKVIEFSMELKLPSVRKYLDEHVKEAVQKDASYEEFLALLLQRESDTRHEAAQYNRIRRAEFPYKKHLEDLRVEELPPDAQKKYKILKTLDFIKEGKNIILAGSPGTGNYRKFLFMERYSLTSRRLVLCPRISCHNIST
- a CDS encoding DUF6063 family protein; this encodes MNHSQIQDVSSKLIASLWQQKYLPTEHPLVHPYIEEQEVRNCVRRLSENWGLKVAREGKHIHLLVQPGRSVLNTPMEELRRSIKGYDSETDLYLMGVIWLVIYNEADNELSTTIKWENEGLTYGEIEDLVNQVMEHWNKLNEESDNQFSKDWSLAVTRMYKKWKVLRYNKTTKGRVVYAKDSRIGLIDTAARELEKDKMVFIERTAQMSRVTPMPVFRERLKLRFGNLDKYQDRYELLKVLLEDVKESGEVSA
- the istA gene encoding IS21 family transposase; the protein is MIDLINKQEILLMYFREGKSQRSIAREVGVDRKTVSSYIKDYESKLEKLIEQHGSVEKGELIQSIVEKPKYQCLNRTKRVLTEEIEERIHYFLRENELKRQRGLHKQTKKIIDIHEALDQEGHNVSYTTVRNKVNEIARKAKEAYIKGSYNPGGVCEFDWGEVKVVINGKRRTLQLAVFTSAFGNYRMAYLFTKQKTECFQEAHALFFDHVGGVFQSMVYDNMKVAVKKFVGTEKEPTEALLKLSIYYMFQFRFCNVQSGNEKGHVERSVEVIRRKAFAFRDTFETLEEANQYLLEVCHKLNRKQVKQKENKTAEELLNIEKKSLLPIRPTFDAARINHLRVDKYSTVMIDQSRYSVPDHLVGEMVKVKVYSTKIQCFYQEENVAEHHRLTGCHEWSLQLEHYVRTLKKKPGALADSAALQQATKKIKNIYDNYYTNNPRDFVDLIQFIKDGTNLDQIEQSINELRKINTLHVTTDKIKVLCEKKQELLHHLPLLSKESLDIQHYAEENLRKYDELFQTQRIGNKEAIA
- a CDS encoding ankyrin repeat domain-containing protein — its product is MKYEFFNHLDNNDVDGLFKYLKIHDSNEEMEGQTLLWWSVFYNNLEFVKVLVNKGADINKKDKLNRTALLLSCYFGFIEIAKFLLVNGANTDGCLQNAKRGWDGHCQEEIIELLREEGEKDDESYPEGRRI
- a CDS encoding tyrosine-type recombinase/integrase encodes the protein MKQTNFARTLTRFLSDYLPSQRNVSTNTIKSYRDTFKQILTFCDLELKIKPEFLNFEILKVETIKAFLNWLEKTRMVGVNTRNQRLAAIHSFFRYTQSEHPEIMFECQKVLGIPFKKREKKSVQFLSQESLKFILEQPDTSKIRGRRDLTIMATLYDTGARVQELIDLKIQDVRLSKPATITLTGKGNKRRSVPIMERTRNIIESYLKENRLLDNGKQGHPLFYNSNKKPFTRPGITYILEKYLNLAKKSHPEVLYCDNLHPHLVRHTKAMHLLEAGVNLIYIRDLLGHVNVSTTEVYLRANTETKRKVLEAAYMEVVTQDIPVWDEDKDLLNWLRNFCR
- a CDS encoding Wadjet anti-phage system protein JetD domain-containing protein, with translation MTVKEVFNSLIQSFQEAQGTSKKQIKTIDFEGRIIAKLGNPRKYNELGGYKEFYKQMEFLINEGMLKRVKKPKSNIKTPSLDVTYWLLPKYKENKWSNEDIARLMRYVDLSFYMKHKKHQTDNEMKMVERIHDFMETKNKSQIINREERSLLLFSNINLPNNIEAEKFLSSSEGTALINKLKINLDDLSCKIVREPFTYWKNVNSHNKYNVLIVEGLATYNTIKEILINCHPWHFGPTPQFLIWGEGYRIESTIDYLNELVSDITQLDIHYLGDMDFEGFNIYFNLKQKNHYLNIKLAYPFYKFLSRHSTRYATNVEKAQRISQEVMNHLNEELNEFKEVLDTVQMLWSDKKRIAQEVINLETVFSREVF